The genome window CCAAAAATAAAGAAAATATTACCACAAATTACCATTTTTTACCACTTTTATTGAAATAGTTATCAACAATTTAAAATTTAGTATCAGATAGTTATGTTTTTTCTAACGCAAACCCCATGTATAAAATGAGAAATAATGTTTATATAGACCTTGTTTTGATAAGTGATTAATATGGATTGTTAAAGTTTTTCATATAAACCACGAAATAAAAAATATAATTAATTAAATTTGTCGACTTAATATCGAGTAAATGTTTTTTAGCTTAAAGAAAAAAGATAAGTTCTCTTACATAGAAGAAGGAGAGGGACAACCAATTGTTTTGCTTCATGGATTAATGGGTGAACTTAGCAATTTCAGCTCACTTACAAATTATTATGCACAAAGAGGATATAAGGTTTTCGCACCAGAATTGCCATTATATTCTTTATCTGTCATCAATACTAATATCAAAAATATTGCAAAACATGTTGCAAATTTTATTGAAGAAGTCGTTAAAGAACCAGCTATTTTAGTTGGAAATTCTTTAGGAGGACATATTGGTTTGATGGTTTGTCACAGACATCCGGAATATGTAAAAGCACTTTGTTTAACAGGAAGTTCTGGTTTGTACGAAAAATCTTTTGGAGAAACTTACCCAAAACGTGGTAATTACGAATATGTA of Empedobacter falsenii contains these proteins:
- a CDS encoding alpha/beta fold hydrolase — encoded protein: MFFSLKKKDKFSYIEEGEGQPIVLLHGLMGELSNFSSLTNYYAQRGYKVFAPELPLYSLSVINTNIKNIAKHVANFIEEVVKEPAILVGNSLGGHIGLMVCHRHPEYVKALCLTGSSGLYEKSFGETYPKRGNYEYVERKTREVFYDPAIATKEIVDDVFDTVNDRNKAIKTLYIARDAIKSNMKDDLKDIKMPVCLIWGKQDNVTPPEVAIEFEEELPDASLFWIDKCGHAPMMEHPELFNEILYKWLIEKQLDPATKA